The following are encoded together in the Coffea arabica cultivar ET-39 chromosome 1c, Coffea Arabica ET-39 HiFi, whole genome shotgun sequence genome:
- the LOC113733378 gene encoding transcription repressor OFP16-like, with protein sequence MPSNLGRNINLCFTNITAPSSPQSSIQAEHSRSLSSSAASVLIKNFNSLYDFAFDCTTYSKSFPHPTSATTTSDNDLSSSESYTTSSTPDFSTIFASQRFFCSSPGRSNSIIDSSSSLSSTSSSSPGIPTEPDSVVGGSIAVATYSPDPFMDFRRSMQEMVEAHDLIDVAANWDYLHELLTCYLSLNPKRTHKFIVGAFADLLVSLITSSSPDDERCRCTKSKFSDDGRKMSGMGWADVKFSRAPSH encoded by the coding sequence ATGCCAAGCAATCTGGGAAGAAACATAAATCTTTGCTTCACAAATATCACGGCACCCTCATCTCCCCAATCCTCGATCCAAGCTGAGCACAGCCGTTCCCTATCCAGCTCCGCAGCATCAGTCCTCATCAAGAACTTCAACTCTCTCTACGATTTCGCTTTTGACTGCACCACCTATTCCAAGTCCTTTCCGCACCCCACGtccgccaccaccacctccgaCAACGACCTCTCCTCCTCCGAATCCTACACCACCTCCTCCACCCCGGACTTCTCCACCATCTTCGCATCCCAACGCTTTTTCTGCTCCTCTCCTGGCCGTTCTAACTCCATCATAGACTCCTCATCGTCCCTATCGTCAACCTCCTCGTCGTCTCCGGGCATCCCGACCGAACCCGACAGCGTCGTGGGAGGAAGCATTGCTGTTGCGACCTATTCGCCAGACCCTTTCATGGACTTTCGACGGTCCATGCAAGAAATGGTGGAGGCCCATGACCTGATCGACGTTGCAGCCAATTGGGACTACTTGCACGAGCTTCTCACCTGCTATCTGTCTCTCAATCCCAAGAGAACCCACAAATTCATCGTCGGAGCTTTTGCCGATCTTCTTGTCAGTCTCATTACTTCATCATCACCAGATGATGAGCGCTGCCGCTGTACGAAATCAAAATTCTCCGATGATGGTCGTAAGATGTCAGGTATGGGGTGGGCGGATGTGAAATTTTCGCGGGCCCCTAGCCATTAA